The window CACTAtctctttgcatttttaaaagaatgatacAAAACTCATACACAGACTTCTGAACAATACAtcacaataaatcaaacaattaTCAACATTGCATTATTAGCTTGTGCAACATCAATGTTCCAAAATAATCCCAGACACAAACTGTAcgcataaaatataaatttagcCATCAGACGGACCCACAGCCGGCTCATGCAGAGTGATGGGAACATGTGGGTTTATTGCAAATGATGTTGTCATTGCAACATTGCAACCGCATGTTTTCCTAACATCGTGCCGAGCTACTACTGAATATCTTaggattttctcttttttttttactgtttattctataaaaacattttttcccaaAGGCCATCGAAACAGCTAAAATTACCCCTCAATGGAAATTCAAACAGCTATAAACATCATCatgaaatcacaaaaaaacacaaaaagataataTGAATAAACTAAATTCAGCTGTGAAAACTACAGAGCGGTTCGAGTCGTGGAAACTCTCCAGATTGGAGaggacattagagtgaaactcctgtgtgttttatcattattttcatTACAGGGAAATGTCTGAGCACACAGATGATTGAACAGCTCgggtggagggtgggggtgggggacgCAGTAAACGGTACAGTCAGAGTCACCTCTGTCTCGTGATTTAACAAGCagcttaaactttatttttttagcttcaaagTCGACAGCTTACCGTGTGAACTCAGCGTTaagtcttttctgttttaacagagactcttcctctcagcacgtagctgcagaggctgcagaggGGCGGGGGAAGCGAGACGGAGGTGACCACGCTGTCCTGGTTGTGGCATACACGCTTTAACCTGCTGCCACACAGAGGATATCTTCAGGATTAATTTACCCAGAAAGTCACGAGACTTTAAAGCtttctttaaagctttgatAGTTTTCAACTCAACTCACAAATCAAAACTCCTCGCCGTCTTATTATCCCTGACAAGAAAACGGGAGCAAATTACATGTAAACTCACAGATTAGAAGCTCATAGGTGCGGCTCATTTAACACTCTTTccaaactgattttgttttaaaatttgtgaaaaaaatagtaaagttgaattaaaaaaatagtctttATACAGCCTGTCCCTGCGACAGCCATTGATGagtataaaaacacagatttagtgaatttaaaagtgaaaagcaCTCCAGTTATTTTCCAGTTTGGGACAGTGGCTGTAAAGGAACTCCGTGGTTGTCCTCCTCGCACTCAGCATCATCGGTTCCAGCTCCACCTTTGAGATTCTGCGTAACGGGGTCCGCCGGCGGCGCGGCGACGGGACGTTTCACTTTGAAAACATCCCAGCTCTCAGGCAACAGGCCACGGTTGAACACGAACAACGCCAGCGCGGAAAAAAGCAAGATGGTTACCAAGGTGCAGAGCATGGCCACGGTCCTGATGGGGGACCGTTGGACGTAGACGCCATTTTCCAGCGTGCAACCTGGAAGCCGAAGAACAACCGGAAGACCTAAAGAGTTCTCGCCCAACAAAATCCTCAGACTCACCCCCAGGATGTAACCCACAGTGGCGCCATAACCATTCGTCACTTTAAAGAAGAGCACAGAAACCAGATGTGGGAACATGAGCGTGTAGGAAAGATCTGCTCCGAGAATCCAGAGGACCAGAGTGCTGTTGGTGCAGAACGTTATGGATGTCCCAACCAGACCCACAACCACCACCGAGAACCGAATCACCCACTTCATTTCACTGTCTGAAGCCTGGGAACacggaggcagaggaggagacgCTTGATCATTAACTCCATCACCTGTCAGAGTCAGGCCAGGTCTGAAACACCTCCCAGGACTCACCTGTGTGCGCAGGACGTTTTTGTAGATGTTGGAGGAGAACACGGACGTTGCAGACAGCAGACCGGAGTCCGTGGACGACATGACTGCAGCAGCCACCGCTCCAATCCCGATGATGGAAATGGAAGGCGGAGCGAGATTCTGCAGGGTCAGGGGCAGCACGTAGCTGTGCTCGTTACGGACGTACGGAGGTGGGGAGCCGTACAGAGTCATGTTCCAGTCTGGATGaaagaaaaacgaaaaaacaagtcaaggattttaaaatgctctttGAATTCTAGATGTATGAGGAGTTTATTGGCTGAAGAACTGTGTTAACTAACTAAAaacctaacattccttgaagaagtTGCATATCGCCGTGCGCCCTTtaatgccagagctttaaactgatGTAGACATTTTAACTAACcctggaaaataaacatttttgtgcgtgatttgttttgttaacgcaccaaatctcagctcaatatctaaTAAAGTCAGCCCGCTGTGACATCGAGTttgacttgggttgactccaaatgctgAAAATCTTccagtaattcatgagatattttgctaacagtacaaacaATCGCACAGACACTGATAGGATTACTGCTCTGCCTCGTAAAGGACACCGTGTGCGGTTGAATAAGAGAGACCCAAACTGACAGAGGCGCTCATAAACACCTGTTACTGCAGctttattcactttttattcattaggcagccatgttggatttacACCTTGGAGCTGGTGAGAAATTTCAGACTTTCCAAGTTGAAAAATTCCAGCTTCAAGCGGAattccagttgatttttctgatttaaatcagaCGCATCGTCTCCCTCGTCTTCCCAGAAAGCTAACAGGCTTTAACTGCAGAcagagcttgtttttatttactacaacacaacttaataaataaaaaaagtttccaaatacaatctgaaaatatttaaattttaacctTCTTGCCAGCTCATGACCATGAACTGTTCAAACCTCTGACTTCTTTATGTTTAGTTGTCTTTATCTATCGTCCTCCAGGCTTTCTGATAGTGTTGGCtgcttcttttattcatttttattccagTCGTTTTATCTGACtattatatatatgtattgtataaggaggacaaaagaagagtTGTCATGTAGGAAACTATTTCaagcagatggaggaggagtATCTGAACGTTGTGTCTTTAAGGAATAagaaagaaggagctgagctgagtCCACGCTTTCAGCTCTTTAGGAACCACCATGTTGGCGCTGAACACCATTTCCTGTCGCAGCTCTTACCTGTGGAGGCGGCCACGGCTCCAACCAGAACAGGGGGGATTCCCAGAACGGCaataaaaactgctgcagcGTAGCAGGTTAACTGGGCCGTAAGCGAGGAGGCGGCGGACAGCGTCCTCTGGTGGAAGCTTTGAAATGAAACGCTGCCGAGACCCTGGAATATaaaagagcagcagaaaataaggtgaggaaaaacaaagaaggaaaagaggaaggGATTTCAAACCCCTGCACGTCAGATCAAGGGAACAAAACGGtctaaatgatgttttttcaCATAAAATTCTTGAGCAGCAGTTATTCAGACAGTCCTAAAATCTGTCACAGAACTCTGAAGTTCAGAGTAAACTTCAGTAATATCATCAGTGTTGCCCAAAGACTCCTATCTGAGGCCAGATCCATCTGGTTTACGACCAGTTCGACACAAACTCTGATCAGTTAGCATCACAAACTGGCAAACAGTCACTGTAAAGAGAAATTACACCATCCTCCAGTTCtaagttctgttttatttttttaatctctgtttAACCAGTCAGGTCCCATTTTTTAAACGAGTCCTGGGGGACGGCGTGCAGTGTGGGAAGCTGGGATTCAAGCAGCAACCCTCCAGTTGGCGATAATCTGCTTTTTCCTCAAGCTGCAGCCGCTGCAGGTTTttcaacaaataataataaaaactagacgttattaaaaacatctgagGGGCTCGTGTTAAAAGGCCTTACTGAAGCATGGCGCACACTTAAACTGAGACATGAATCCAAGCACATTTTCCACACGGAACAGAGCCTCCATTCACATGCAGATAGATGCAAACGTGCAAAAATCATGTCTACATGCAGAATGCGAGCC of the Kryptolebias marmoratus isolate JLee-2015 linkage group LG3, ASM164957v2, whole genome shotgun sequence genome contains:
- the LOC108245483 gene encoding high-affinity choline transporter 1, which produces MALNVPGVVAVVLFYILILGTGVWAARKSRRVERKSSGDRTEVVLLGDRNISLMVGIFTMTATWVGGGFILGVAEAVYTPHMGLIWALMPLQYSVSFIIGGLFFAKPMREKNYITMMDPFQRKYGKVLSGALVLPCLLVDVLWVSCTLLGLGATMSVILDLPFSYSVWISAAVAIIYTLLGGLYSVAYTDVIQLTLTFLSLWLCVPFLLLNKTSVNIAETAFNHTFQEPWVGSLDRDRVWEWIDDFLMLGLGSVSFQSFHQRTLSAASSLTAQLTCYAAAVFIAVLGIPPVLVGAVAASTDWNMTLYGSPPPYVRNEHSYVLPLTLQNLAPPSISIIGIGAVAAAVMSSTDSGLLSATSVFSSNIYKNVLRTQASDSEMKWVIRFSVVVVGLVGTSITFCTNSTLVLWILGADLSYTLMFPHLVSVLFFKVTNGYGATVGYILGVSLRILLGENSLGLPVVLRLPGCTLENGVYVQRSPIRTVAMLCTLVTILLFSALALFVFNRGLLPESWDVFKVKRPVAAPPADPVTQNLKGGAGTDDAECEEDNHGVPLQPLSQTGK